Proteins found in one Oreochromis niloticus isolate F11D_XX linkage group LG22, O_niloticus_UMD_NMBU, whole genome shotgun sequence genomic segment:
- the LOC100691395 gene encoding uncharacterized protein LOC100691395 — protein sequence LSTASALLLWVEPFLPLPVPQLQAIILAVFRSSAHNESSPDCLLTSSVPGLVIPNPAIASLLDSGQLLLNPFQTNCHSHLPASLPTCIGLSTRLDLASPPPPANPRLRTLPPSVSLLYMTSSSPVTCHATGFYPHKIMMFWKKDGVEIHEHVDKGDIFHNYDGTFQSSVNMNVLSVPAEDWMSYSCVFQFSVVEDNIVTQLNKSAIRTNWGKIENRTYNIDQLLN from the exons CTTTCCACAGCATCAGCTCTCCTCCTCTGGGTGGAGCCCTTCCTGCCCCTCCCCGTTCCTCAGCTGCAGGCAATTATTCTGGCAGTATTTAGGAGCAGCGCACACAATGAATCTTCACCAGATTGTCTGCTAACCTCA TCGGTACCTGGACTCGTCATTCCAAACCCTGCCATAGCCTCGCTTCTGGATTCCGGTCAGCTGCTGCTTAATCCTTTTCAGACAAACTGCCATtctcacctgcctgcctccctgcccACCTGTATTGGACTCAGCACTCGCCTGGACCTCGCCTCGCCCCCACCTCCAGCTAATCCCCGCCTGCGAACAC TTCCTCCCTCAGTGTCTCTCCTCTACATGACTTCCTCCTCTCCAGTCACCTGCCATGCTACTGGTTTCTATCCTCATAAAATCATGATGTTCTGGAAGAAAGATGGAGTGGAGATCCATGAGCATGTGGACAAAGGAGATATTTTCCACAACTATGATGGGACCTTCCAGTCGAGTGTTAACATGAATGTTCTATCAGTGCCAGCTGAAGACTGGATGAGCTACAGCTGTGTGTTTCAGTTCTCTGTTGTGGAGGACAACATCGTCACCCAACTGAACAAATCAGCGATACGGACCAACTGGGGCAAAATTGAAAATCGAACATATAATATTGACCAGTTGTTAAACTGA